DNA from Daucus carota subsp. sativus chromosome 1, DH1 v3.0, whole genome shotgun sequence:
AACCTCAAACAGCTATACTCCATCTTCAGCCAGCTGAATCTCACTCAACTTGACATGATTGCACTCTCGGGAGGTCACACGCTTGGTGTTTCTCACTGTGATCAATTCTCAAACCGCCTCCACTCATTTTCTTCCTCTGCTCAGACTGACCCTTCCTTGGATCCGGACTATGCTCGTCAGTTGACTGCAGCTTGCTCGGATTCAGACGAAAGCACAGTCATTATCCTGGACCCTGAAACCCCACAAATTTTTGATAACATGTATTTCAAGAATCTGGTTGCAGGAAAGGGCCTTTTAAGTTCGGACCAGGTGCTCTTCAGCGACCCTGCCTCCCAACCTATTGTTCGTGATTTTGCTAACAGTCCTGGTGAGTTCAATGTAGCTTTTGTTGCTGGTATGAGGAAGCTTGGAAGGTCTGGTGTAAAAACCGGTCGCCAAGGAGAGTTGAGAAAAGATTGCACAGCCTTTAACTCATGAAGTGCAACTCTTAAGTCCTAAAGTGTGTTCTTGCTAGATGCAATAGGTTAAGCATACTTCACACTTTGTTCAAAAGAAAGAATATAGCGTCGTAGAAAGGAAACAGTATATTTTGtcataaatttcatattttccATGCCCAACATTAAGAATTGTGAAACTAAATTTTACAATAATCAAGGGAAGTGAACCTTTCCTATAATGTAGGAGTAAGTCCTTCTCGttacctattaataatataaaatagtgaGTCCTAGTGAGTTATAGTGATTTACGGAATCTACTTTTAGTGTTAACTTCGATAACAATATCTATTTTTtaattccctattattattttaataataaatttgagggaAAGAAGGGGGAAAAGGAGGGAAAAGATAAATCTAGTTCTGTGATCCGTTTGCATGTTTTTTTAGTTCAGTGACCCCACTGCAAGTTGGTCATGAATTTAGTGATCTTTTTACCTATTAAACCTTAGAATTACTGCTTAAACAACATAAGAACTGAGGGACATTAAAGAAAATAGCgtggaaaaaaatatataacatgtcAACCGAAGTAATTAAGGATAAGTAGGTTGGTAAAACCAGGCCATTGAGAATTCAAAAACGACTATTATAATGAAATTCAAAGTTGGTCATAAAAGTTTGATAtagtggaatggagggagtagttgtGTTTTATGACACTCTTCATTCTGTCACTAATCAGTTTGCATCGAGAGTGTTGCTCGAAAGCACCTGATCTAACATCCAgttttttttagcattttcaagTTGGTAGATTAAAACATTTGATGAAAGTATGCTGATTACTTTGACTGCATATGAGCTGGCTATTACGAGGTTTTTGCATTTTTAAGTTTGTTTTCACTGACAGATGACACTACCTATTTCCTATATTCCTAACATTATTATACTCTGACAATTTCTTGTGAATTATGATTTCATCATTGATTATGGACTGATATTCATTTAGGCTCTCATTTATGTCTGGTGTCCACAACGAATCTGCAAAGACGGTGAAGAGCAATGGCTTGACCCGAAGTTCCGTTATGAATTCAGAAACAGACGATGTAACCTGAAAGAAATCCGTGATGTTTAATCAATCACAAGTACAGTGATCACTCAACTTCCCAATGGCTTAATCTTAGTTCTCCCTTGGTACACAGCTTCCAAATAATAACACCGGGATCGGGTTTCTATAAAAAAGCAGAGGTCATAAAGATTATGCTAATTATTACTCTCTCAGTCCAATTCAATTTTTTCCgattttttcactgctcgacacgtattttaaagtgCTTGTTGCGTCGGTGTCTTTTGGTATATGCAACTAGTGGACGGAGGGACTAAAAGTCAAGGGAGGCGGAGTGCCTGTTTGGGCACGACCACTTCTGATTTTTTCTGATAAAAGTCAAAGGTACTTATAAGAAGCTGAAAATGCTAAATTATGTATTGTTTTTCAAacaaatttaatcatttttaaatttaagttacttATCACTTTAAGTTCACTTCATTAcattaaacaaaaaaacattttatttaagTTTACTCAAACGGTCCCTGAATCCTATGTCCACTGACGTAGTGGTTAATTTTAAAGTATTGCAAGGACCTATGTTTTAagttcatttatttaaactgcACCTTGTTGTAAAAAGTTGTTAGGGATAAAAATACGAAATTCAACTTCTAATACAAAGCACACgcacacaacaatatatttgatGCGGAAAACCCACGTCTCagcttgtattattaatcaaattcgttatcaataatacaaccaaaccaacttggatactcaagcctactacTCAAGCATCCGCCCGCAAAtgatacctaagtctacatcttgagcacacctatcaaacataatatgactatgtatatatagccatctcaaaattagtcaaatcagaatctaactcTAACCCTAAAATATCTAACTGCAATTGGAATCCAATTCTGAAATCTTCAACtcaaattagaatcaaattcCAACTAGTTTAATACCCAACAATCCTCTTCTAACTTTGTGACCAAAACACATCCtatataataattgtctaaatatacaattattatccttatatattttggatgatCACCAAAGTCCATGCTACCATTGTAATGGGTTGATACCTAACAAAAGTTTGATGATTATGGGTCAGGTAACGCAcgagatatatcatatatggtTTATTTCGGGGACAccaatcatttttattttttaccgTACAAGTTTGAAAGAATAGACGAAACTGACAAAACTACCACTGTTTCGAAAATATCTACTGTGAGTGATAATACCGGACTCAAAACTGAAGTAAAAGTTTCTATAAGAAGTTGCAGAGCCTTTAGAGTTCGTATGTTTGTAATTATTCTTCATGTAGTAAGATGAGCATGGGAAGTAAAATAATGTGGCTGAGATGATCTACAAAACAGCTGTAAAGCTTACACACACAACTAAGGCCTAGGTAGACCAAGGTTAATCAGGAAAATTCATCTCATATAAAACTTGTAAACATCTCTAATTGTGACTTAAGTTGAGAGACAATCAAGTATTGAAATGGGAGAGAAAATGAGTGTCTGGGGAGGCTTTTGCTTCTTGTTTTTCTTCATTCTGATACATGAATGCCAAGGACAGTTAAAAGAGAATTTCTACTTTTCAACTTGTCCAGATGTTGAATCTATAGTCAATCAAGCTGTTTCGTTAAAAATAAGCCAGGAGAGCACCGCGATTCAAGCAACTCTTCGTCTCTTTTTCCATGACTGCTTTGTCGAGGTTCAAGTTGCAACTATTAGTTAACGATGTATCTCGAAACTCCGCAGACTTTTGACAATAGGTATTTCAAGAATCTGGTTGCTGGAAAAGGTCTGTTGAGTTCAGACCAGGTGCTCTTTAGTGACCCTGCATCCCGGACCAGTGTTCGTGATTTTGCTAGCAGTCCAGGTGACTTCAACGCAGCTTTTACGACTGCTATGAAGAAACTTGGTAGATCTGGTGTAAAAACTGGTGATCGAGGACAGGTCAGGAAAGATTGCACAGCCTTCAATTCATGAAGCCAAATCTACATCTTTAACTAATAGTTGCAACTTGAACCTCGACAAAGCAGTCATGGAAAAAGAGACGAAGAGTTGCTTGAATCGCGGTGCTCTCCTGGCTTATTTTTAACGAAACAGCTTGATTGACTATAGATTCAACATCTGGACAAGTTGAAAAGTAGAAATTCTCTTTTAACTGTCCTTGGCATTCATGTATCAGAATGAAGAAAAACAAGAAGCAAAAGCCTCCCCAGACACTCATTTTCTCTCCCATTTCAATACTTGATTGTCTCTCAACTTAAGTCACAATTCGAGATGTTTACAAGCATGGACGAAACTACATAGGGGCCATGGCCCCCTAGGGTTTCCGTAATATTATaatgtgtattatataattttgaaaaaaattgtattttatctgtatatttatataaatataaaaatttggcctcccctaaaaaaatatttgttcggTCTTAAGAGATAATTAACATTGTAAGATGAAGTGTTAATTTTTAGATTTCTCTAATTTATGTATTAGACCAAATTTATagacaaaaataaacaaaaatatggatatatatatagaattatacTATTTAAGTAAAAGATCGTTAAATGTGATATGTGATAAAGGTAAACgtcaatataattcttttacaaaaataagaatttttggTGGAGGTCTTTCTTATCCGAGAAACTTATAcctcacttcttcattttcgtAGAATAGTTAAACTATAGTTTCTCATCTTCTAAATaagtgtaatatttttttttgtaaggttaataagcataatatttagtttttgtgatattgtaaaaattttgcttactcttgtttaaaatacaatatcattttttttgaaatataatttcatttaatgTGTCTTACTtgctaattaaatattatcgtataatttagagttattatgatgagtttcctgatattttatactcttatatatctaaagagaaataactaaatattttgattGACACAACTATATACTTGATTTCCTGTTTTAAAAGAACGCAAGGttctactataatttttttactagtaattttgtatttattttatattgaatattttactGTGTTGACGAAAAATTTCACTGTGTCAAAGAAAACTTTTTGGCCTCCCTTATAAATGTTTGCTGGCTTCGTCCCTGTTTACAAGTTTTATATGAGATGAATTTTCCTGATTAACCTTGGTCTACCTAGGCCTTAGTTGTGTGTGTAAGCTTTACAGCTGTTTTGTAGATCATCTCAGCCACATTATTTTACTTCCCATGCTCATCTTACTACATGAAGAATAATTACAAACATACGAACTCTAAAGGCTCTGCAACTTCTTATAGAAACTTTTACTTCAGTTTCGAGTCCGGTATTATCACTCACAGAAGATATTTTCGAAACAGGGGTAGTTTTGTCAGTTCCGTCTATTCTTTCAAACATGCactgtaaaaaaaaatgattgctGTCCCCGAAATAAaccatatatgatatatctcgTGCGTTACGTTAATTTCCCTGACCCATAATCATCAAACTTTTGTTAGGTATCAACCCATTACGGTGGTAGcatggactttggtgatccaaaatatataaggataataattgtatatttagacaattattatataGTATGTGTTTTGGTCACAAAGTTAGAAGAGGATTGTTGGGTATTAAACTAGTTGgaatttgattctaatttgaGTTGAAGATTTCAGAATTGGATTCCAATTGCAGTTAGGtattttagggttagggttagagTTAAATTCTGATTTGACTAATTTTGAGATGGcaatatatacatagtcatattatgtttgataggtgtgctcaagatgtagacttaggtatcgtTTGCGGGCGGATGCTTGAgtagtaggcttgagtatccaagttggtttattatttataacaattttgattaataatacaagttgggacgtgggttttccgcatcaaatatattgttgtgtgcGTGTGCTTTGTATTAGAAGTTGAATCTCGTATTTTTGTCCCTAACAACTTTTTACAACAAGGTgcagtttaaataaatgaactTAAAACATAGGTCCTTGCAATACTTTAAAATTAGCCACTACATCAGTGAACATAGGATTCAGGGACCGTTTGGGTAAActtaaataaaatgtttttttgtttaatgTAATGAAGTGAACTTAAAGTGACaagtaacttaaatttaaaaatgattaaatttgtTTGAAAAACAATACATAATTTAGCATTTTCAGCTTCTTATAAGTACCTTTGACTTTTATCAGAAAAAATCAGAAGTGGCCGTGCCCAAACAGGCACTCCGCCTCCCTTGACTTTTAGTCCCTCTGTCCACTAGTTGCATATACCAAAAGACACCGACGCAACAAGcactttaaaatacgtgtcgagcagtgaaaaaatcGGAAAAAATTGAATTGGACTGAGAGAGTAATAATTAGCATAATCTTTATGACCTCTACTTTTTTATAGAAATCCGATCCCGGTGTTATTATTTGGAAGCTGTGTACCAAGGGAGAACTAAGATTAAGCCATTGGGAAGTTGAGTGATCACTGTACTTGTGATTGATTAAACATCACGGATCTCTTTCAGGTTACATCGTCTGTTTCTGAATTCATAACGGAACTTCGGATCAAGCCTGTGCTCTTCACCGTCTTTGCAGATTCGCTGTGGACACCAGACATAAATGAGAGCCTAAATGAATATCAGTCCATAATAAATGATGAAATCATAATTCACAAGAAATTGTCGGAATATATGAAATAGGTAGTGTTGTGATCTGTCAGTGAAAACAAACTTAAAAATGCAAAAACCTCGTAATAGCCAGCCCATATGCAGTCAAAGTAATCAGCATACCTTCATCAAATGTTTTAATCTACCAActtgaaaatgctaaaaaacTGGATGTTAAATCAGGTGCTTTCGAGCAACACTCTCGATGCAAACTGATGCAAACTGATTAGTGACGGAATGAAGAGTGTCATACaaaaacaaatactccctccattccactaTATTAAACTTTTCTCATCAACTTTGAATTCCATTATAATAGTCGTTTTTGGATATCCGATTTTGCTCACCTCTATCATTAGATAGATAAACATCATTCCAACAGGCTGGACGTAAAGACCCAAGGCCGATTTTGAGCAAGTGTTGGAAGGGCGACTGCGCAGGGCCCCAAAAAATTTCGGGGCCTCAAATTTTTAGAATccgaattatttttttttgaagcaaGAATccgaatttttattaattaaaaaaagaaagttaaaatctaaaatataagttCATTCTAACtcttattttttgttatatttcgATTCTCACTCACTCGAAATTTATCTAAAACCAGATATTacctattagattataattcatatttttaataaaaataaaaattatttttcatgttatttttaattttatatttaaaaattatattgttaaaacaattgaacaataataatatatttttatataaatattcagggtcttattattaattttttttatataagacCCCACAATTTGTTGCGACGCAGTGCACAGACCAACAAGGCATATGGAACAATTTCtataagaaagagatgatggaTTTAGGATCTAGCTTCCTCTGTTTAATTGCCGCCGAGAAGTAACGGTAGTACACTGCTGAAAAGTACTCAACTACCCTTCAGTTTGTAGTCTTATTACAACTTTAACTAACGGTGTTAACGCAAAACTACGGGAATATGCTTTTTGCTAGAATCTTCAAACTCCAGGTACACAATGTGCTAGATAGTATAATccaggtacacaaagtgcaagAAAGTGATAGTTCAGGTACACAACCTGCAATTCACTCAATGTTTTAATCTACCAActtgaaaatgctaaaaaaaacTGGATGTTAGTGCAGGTGCTTTCGAGCAACACTCTCGATGCAAACTGATTAGTGACAGAATGAAGAGTGTCATAAAACacaactactccctccattccactaTATCAAACTTTTATGACCAACTTTGAATGCCATTATAATAGTCGTTTTTGAATTCTCAATGCCCTGGTTTTACTCACCTACTTATCCTTAATTACTTCGGTTgacatgttatatattttttttcacgcTATTTTCTTTAATGTCACCTACATGAACTCTTTCATCTCCTTCTAATAAACTCAGAATATATATACAGTggaatatacaatttttttttcacgtTCATATGTATACTTGTTAAgcattacaaatttaaaaattgatttgaatCATGACGCCAAAATAGATGTTGATTTGAATGAATTTCGTGAAGAACAAGGAGGAGATTCCACCCACCAGGTTGTTCTCATGATGTGGAAAATTTATTTCTCTCAGTTCGGATGTTGTTTTAAGCAGTAATTCTAAGGTTTAATAGGCAAAACGATCACTATACTCGTGACCAAACTTGCAAACAGATCACAGAACTAGATTTATCTTTTCCTTTCATTTCCCCCTTCTTtccctcaaatttattattattaaaattaaaataaaactgAGAACAAAAAATAGGAATTGTTATTGGAGTTGACGCTAAAAGTAGATTCCAATCTATAGGATCCACTAggactcattttttatataattaataggtAATGAGATAAGTAACCTATTAGACTTGCTCTTACATTTGAGGAAAGGTTCAATTCCATTGATTACTGTAAAATTTAGTTTCACAATTCTTAATGTTGGACatggaaaatataaaatttatgacaaAATATACTGTTTTTCTACGACACTATATTCTTTCTTTTGAACAAAGTGTGAAGTATGCTTAGCCTTTTGCATCTAGCAAGAACACACTTTAGGACTTAGGAGTTGCACTTCATGAGTTGAAGGCTGTGCAATCTTTTCCCAACTCTCCTTGGCGACCAGTTTTTACACCAGACCTTCCAAGCTTCCTCATACCACTAACAAAAGCTACATTGAACTCATCAGGACTGTTAGCAAAGTCACGAACAGTAGGTTGGGATGCAGGGTCGCTGAAGAGCACCTGGTCCGAACTTAAAAGGCCCTTTCCTGCAACCAGATTCTTGAAATACATATTATCAAATGTTTGCGGGGTTTCAGGGTCCAGGATAATGACTGTGCTTTCGTCTGAATTCGAGCAAGCTGCAGTCAGCTGACGAGCATAGTCCGGATCCAAGGAAGGGTCAGTCTGAGCAGAGGATGAAAATGAGTGGAGGCGGTTTGAAAATTGATCACAGTGAGAAACACCAAGCGTGTGGCCTCCCGAGAGTGCAATCATGTCAAGTTGAGTAAGATTCAGCTGGCTGAAGAGGGAGTTTAGCTGTTTGAGGTTGAAGGATGGTTTTGGAATTTTTTCAGGAACTCTGGATGCCTTGGATATCAGTCCATCACGACGTCCCAGCTCTACGTTGAATGATGGTCCTCCTGCCTGAGAAATAAGGTTATTCATTACATCAAAGGTAAAAGGATTCGGGTGTTGGCTGAAGTGTTACTATTTAGAAGCAAAAAGTCTCTGTTATCATATTCTGAAAAATTGACCCCACCTGTACTTTTAAATGCAACTTCAAGTCGTGTTTTCTGCTGAAAACGCAACTTCAAGTCGTGTTTTAAGCTGAAAACTCAAAACGCAACTTCAAATCGTGTTTTGAAGTGACAGTTGGGGCCATTTTTCCGGAAAATGACATTGAGGCCCATTTGGCTTAAAATAGTGACTTTTAGGACCTTTTCTCATAGGATTCAAGGCTTGGTAGGTACTACAGTGTTTCTTTATATTGAATGTATACATTACCATTCTTACTACATCCCTTGCAGCAACAGCCAAGATGTCTGCACATGAGACTACCCCGGGGCATTTAGTCTCCACGGCTTCCTTTGCCTTGATCACCGTGTCAAATCCATCGCCAGGAAGTGAAAGATTTTCTTCAGCGTCCCTTTCTGCATCCCTGTCTGACGACGTGATCAGAATTGAGGCATCACAGCCCTGCAGCAGTGTCTTTAGATAAGTAACATGCCATTCTACCTCTGTATAATGATCCATAAGAATTATgaagattctaattttaaaccgtTATTTGATTATCCGACTCTATGAATAACCCACCCCATAATTAAATTGAAGGTTTAAATAATGTACTTACTTCTAACGTGCCTACTACTGCAAATTCAGTGTGTTTATTGTACTAAGAATTGAACTTCTATCATGTTCTTGTTGCATGCATTATCCTGAACTTAAACTCATCGAAAAAAAGCCTATTCAGACTTCTGGAATTACTTGCACAACTTAGAACTATTCAGTGGTCTAATTTAGGATGTGTATAAGACACTGAAACTGTTTGTTGCAACCTCAAAAAAGCAGTCATGGAGAAACAGACGAAGAGTGGCTGGAATCGTGGTGAACGTCTGCCTTAATTTCTTCGAGACAGCTTGATTCACTATTGACTCAACATTTGGACAAGTTGAACTGTAGAAATTCTCCTTTAAATGTGCTTGGCACTGGCCTATTAGCATGATCcaaaacaagaaacacaacccTCTCCATGAACTCATTTTTCTCTGCTCATGCATATAAACAGaatttttttcttgaaaaattcTGCGTAAATGCTTATTATAATCTCATGTATATAAATACGATGAAGTTCTCTGTGCAAGTCTGGTCTATCAATGACTTGTAATGATTAATCAACATATTAGGAAATTTTCTTTATGCCTTGCTAATTGTGTTTTATCCTTTACAGCTGTTTATGTAACGATATTCAGCCACGCAATTTAAATTTCCATGATCATCTTACTATATGAAGAATAATCAAATTTCACTGGGGAAGGCAGCGTCCAAAAAGGCCTTCTTTAGTCCATCCACGACTCCTTTCAGATCTTGATGGTTCAAGTTAATGTATTACAAATCAACACTCATTATTCattcaatatttaatatatatttatatatttaatgattgctagtatttataattattgtatGGAAAAGAGTATGATAATATGTCACCCAAAGTGTTTTCTGAATGACAGTATGAGCTTATTCTACATGAGTGATGAGTCAGTATTATTTTATAGGCTGGCTGCGGCGGACAGTTGTTATGCTAAACAAAAAAACTATATCATGGGTGGAGATGAACTCAACGTTCTACCAGGTTAAACTGTAACATTATACAGATATTAGCCTACTTGGAAGATTTCCTGTCATGCTCTAAAACCATAGCTAGTACTTTTTTCAAACTTTGATCCCCCTGGGAAACTAGCTTTAGCCAACTCCCTCAGTCTTTTCATTTCGTTCTTCCGCTCAAAATGTAGTATACCTTTTAGGCGATTTTGATCACCATTAGTGTACAAAATTTCTGAATCTCCAGAATTTATCACTGGGATCAAGACTTAGACCAGGGGGGCCAGGACTGAGAACAGGTACCACCATGGTGCCTAATGGATTAACATTATGTGGTCTGGTATCTCTTAATTCGTGGTCTGCTTTTGATCCAGGTAAAAATCTTGACCAGCATTTCCTTGGGAGGAGAGGTAGGAGTAGACCTTTGATGGCAAGTTTCAGGCCTGCTCTAAATGAGTCCTGCTGAGGCTGTGAGAATTTCAAAAGAGATTTTATGATGGTACCACTGATTTATAATCTGAGAGACGAAGGCAATACAGAATAATAGTGCCAACATTATGTACCCTACAGTGTTCTTGTCTGCTGCATCTGTTCTGCTAGTAATGATAGCTAGTCTGAAAACTCCTGCCTCACATAGTAGGGATATGGTCTCTACCACATGCACCGCCCTTCTAATATGTGGTTTTAAAGTAAAAAGATACAGGACTTGCACCAGAGTAATTATAAGTGCATAAAGATTTTGGTTTGTCCCTCTTGACGAGTGAACTCCAGATAGTATCCCTAGAGCGACTCTCCTTGTGAGATCAAGAATTACATAGGAGGATCTCAAACATCCCAAGTGCCTCGTGGATACAGATGCAATAGTTTCTTCTATACCGTCATCTGAACTTAATGCTCTCATGCTTCCAATCCCATTCTGGCCACTTTCAGTCCATCTAGGCATTTGATTTGGATCATTCTGGTCGATGACAATATAGATAGGTGGTCCCTTTGTATTCTCGAAGATAATTCCAAATCTTTGGATGATAGATGACGGTAGCCTTTCTCCGTAAAACCATTTTCCAGTGCTGGCCTTCCCTGTGAAGAGTTGCCACAGGTTTGTCATCCGATTTCTATTTCTGTCAGTGTACCTGACTTCTTTATATTGGACGAAATTACCAGGAAAGATTACTATCACAATGAAGAAGCTCGTTAATAG
Protein-coding regions in this window:
- the LOC108193620 gene encoding peroxidase 55; translation: MHEQRKMSSWRGLCFLFWIMLIGQCQAHLKENFYSSTCPNVESIVNQAVSKKLRQTFTTIPATLRLFLHDCFFEGCDASILITSSDRDAERDAEENLSLPGDGFDTVIKAKEAVETKCPGVVSCADILAVAARDVVRMAGGPSFNVELGRRDGLISKASRVPEKIPKPSFNLKQLNSLFSQLNLTQLDMIALSGGHTLGVSHCDQFSNRLHSFSSSAQTDPSLDPDYARQLTAACSNSDESTVIILDPETPQTFDNMYFKNLVAGKGLLSSDQVLFSDPASQPTVRDFANSPDEFNVAFVSGMRKLGRSGVKTGRQGELGKDCTAFNS